DNA from Candidatus Effluviviaceae Genus V sp.:
GCGCTCTCGATCGCCGGCGTGCCGCCGTTCTCCGGCTTCTGGAGCAAGCTGGTCATTCTCGTCGCGACGCTCCAGGCCGGTCACTACGCGGTCGGCGGGATCGCCATCGCCATGGCGTTCGTGACGCTCGCGTACTACGTGAAGGTACAGCGTGAGGTCATCTTCGGCGGGATCAAGAGCGCGGTCGAGAAGGCGCGCGAGGTCCCGGCCGTCATGTATGTTCCCCTCGTTGTTCTCGCCGTCGTCTGCGTCGGGTTCGGGCTTCTCTATCCGGTCGTCGGGTACCGGATCCTCGAGCCGGCCCGGGACGCACTTCTGAACGGCGCCGAGTACATCAAGCTGGTCCTCGGGTAGGGGGAAGGAGCATCGATGGATACCGTGAAGCGTAGGCTCCTCGATCTGGTCATCATCTTTGTCCTCTGGATGCTTCTGACCTGGTCGCTCGACTGGCAGGGCGTCGTCGTGGGCGCCGTGATCGCGCTTCTGTTCGCGATCATGCTCTCCGGGCTCCTGCCTCAGCGCGCGGAGCGGCTCTTCAGCCCGACCCGGTGGTTCTGGGGCATCCTGCACATGATCACGCTGGGCTTCTGGGTGATCGTCGCGAACTTCGACGTGCTCTACCGCGTGATCCACCCGAACCTCCCCATCAGGCCGGGCATCGTGAAGATCCGGACGACATTGAAGAGCGACGAGGCCAAGACGTTCCTTGCGAACTCGATCACACTGACGCCGGGCACGCTGACCGTGGACGTCATCGGTGACTGGCTCTACATCCACTGGATCAACGTGCACGAGGACCTCGAGGACACCGAGGCGATGACCCGCGATATCGCCGGACGGTTCGAGACGACCTTGAGGAGGGTTTTCGACTGATGATGACGTTCCTGCTCCTGCTCATTATCGGCTGCTTCCTGTGCCTCTTCAGGGTGGCGATGGGACCGACGCCGCCGGACCGCGCGGTGGCGATCGATACGATCGGTGTCATGGTGGTCGGGATCTGCGGCATCTTCGGCATTCTGACGGGCCAGGACTTCTACCTGAACGTTGCCATAGCGTGGGCGC
Protein-coding regions in this window:
- a CDS encoding cation:proton antiporter — its product is MMTFLLLLIIGCFLCLFRVAMGPTPPDRAVAIDTIGVMVVGICGIFGILTGQDFYLNVAIAWALLAFIGTLALAKYLEGRGFDE